Proteins encoded within one genomic window of Chlorobaculum sp. MV4-Y:
- the pstB gene encoding phosphate ABC transporter ATP-binding protein PstB: MPMSLEATEIKKNDKSSALDIYLPPERKKISGGGVPHVVAKNFSIYYGEFEAVKKVNADILSKYVTAIIGPSGCGKSTFLRAINRMNDLIPSCHTTGALMFDGEDVYGKFTDEVLLRKKIGMVFQKPNPFPKSIYDNIAYGPRLHGVKDKKMLDEIVEKSLRKAALWDEVSDRLDKNALGLSGGQQQRLCVARTLAVEPEILLLDEPTSALDPKATAKIEDLIQELRGSYTIMIVTHNMQQASRVSDSTMFFYEGVLVEYAPTAQLFTRPKDQMTEDYITGRFS; the protein is encoded by the coding sequence ATGCCAATGTCCCTTGAAGCAACAGAGATAAAAAAGAACGACAAGTCATCTGCGCTTGACATCTACCTGCCGCCGGAACGCAAGAAGATTTCGGGCGGCGGCGTGCCGCACGTCGTGGCGAAGAACTTTTCGATCTATTACGGTGAATTCGAGGCGGTCAAGAAGGTAAACGCCGACATTCTCTCGAAATACGTGACGGCCATTATCGGTCCGAGCGGCTGCGGCAAGAGCACCTTCCTCCGCGCGATCAACCGCATGAACGACCTCATTCCGAGCTGCCACACCACCGGTGCGCTCATGTTTGATGGCGAGGATGTTTATGGTAAATTCACCGACGAAGTGCTTCTGCGCAAGAAGATCGGCATGGTGTTCCAGAAGCCGAATCCTTTCCCGAAATCGATTTACGACAACATTGCCTATGGGCCGCGTCTGCATGGCGTGAAGGATAAAAAGATGCTGGACGAGATCGTCGAAAAGAGCCTCCGCAAGGCCGCGCTCTGGGATGAGGTGAGCGATCGGCTCGACAAGAACGCACTCGGTCTGTCCGGCGGACAGCAGCAGCGCCTGTGCGTTGCCCGTACGCTCGCCGTCGAACCGGAGATTCTCCTGCTCGACGAGCCGACCTCGGCGCTCGACCCGAAAGCCACGGCCAAGATCGAGGATCTCATCCAGGAGCTTCGCGGCAGCTACACTATCATGATCGTGACGCACAACATGCAGCAGGCGTCGAGGGTGTCTGACTCCACCATGTTTTTCTACGAGGGGGTGCTCGTCGAATATGCGCCGACAGCGCAGCTCTTCACCAGGCCAAAGGATCAGATGACCGAGGATTACATTACCGGAAGATTCAGCTAA
- the phoU gene encoding phosphate signaling complex protein PhoU, whose protein sequence is MSERPIHEYIKELSEALVQLSEKVLQNFNEALYAVTHKDVQTARKIRIVDDEIDQAEVRLEEQCLEFLALHQPVARDLRTMVTIIKINDDLERIGDLAVHIIERMPELGYEVMERYEFEKMGNLSATMVRKAIEAFVKRDRQLADKVCAMDEDVDTMHRTVFKKVANAMKACNTDTEQLLAVLSVSRYIERMADHATRIALEVIYLVTGEIVRHSDDTFEKLIQSLKD, encoded by the coding sequence ATGTCGGAAAGACCCATACACGAGTATATCAAGGAACTTTCGGAAGCCCTCGTTCAGCTTTCCGAGAAGGTGTTGCAAAATTTCAACGAGGCTCTCTATGCGGTAACGCACAAAGATGTTCAGACCGCCCGAAAGATCCGGATCGTCGATGACGAGATCGACCAGGCCGAGGTGCGTCTTGAAGAGCAGTGCCTTGAGTTTCTTGCCCTGCATCAGCCGGTCGCCCGCGACTTGCGCACGATGGTGACGATCATCAAGATCAACGATGACCTCGAACGCATTGGCGACCTTGCCGTGCACATTATCGAGCGTATGCCGGAACTCGGCTATGAGGTGATGGAGCGCTATGAGTTCGAAAAGATGGGCAACCTGTCGGCCACCATGGTCAGAAAAGCGATTGAAGCTTTCGTGAAAAGAGACCGCCAGCTTGCGGACAAGGTGTGCGCGATGGACGAAGATGTTGATACCATGCACCGCACGGTTTTCAAAAAGGTTGCTAATGCCATGAAGGCGTGTAACACCGACACCGAGCAGTTACTCGCCGTCCTGAGCGTGTCGCGCTACATCGAACGCATGGCCGACCACGCCACTCGCATCGCCCTCGAAGTGATCTACCTCGTTACCGGCGAAATCGTCCGCCACAGCGACGACACCTTCGAAAAACTGATCCAGTCGCTCAAGGATTGA